A genomic stretch from Enterobacter dykesii includes:
- a CDS encoding cytochrome c biogenesis protein/redoxin codes for MFLVIAFLGGMISLLSPCTLPVIPLLFAGFQGQRRHILALLVGMIVMFTLVAMAVTVASEWIAEATIVGRWIALVILATAALALIFPSFAQRIAGPAVSAGNILNARSGQTRGLASAFLAGLAVGLLWSPCAGPILGAIFSINIAGHSAIATGALLAAYGSGCALMLSLLVFGGRTLMAPLRAKSALMEKLRQGTGVVMLSAVVFNATGMTSLLKGANGVADRLETTLLTLAKPTAAPVKLQPVVMAEPSSQLPSLSGGTGWINGDPVTSESLRGKVVLIDFWTWDCINCQHTLPHVRDWARKYQSQGLVVIGVHTPEYPWEKPLASVKNAVNKWQLPYRVVTDNNYQIWNACGNQYWPAHYYFDAKGQLRYTAFGEGDYAQQEKVIQQLLKEARS; via the coding sequence ATGTTTCTGGTAATCGCTTTTCTGGGCGGGATGATAAGCCTGCTCAGCCCATGTACGCTCCCGGTTATTCCACTCCTGTTCGCCGGCTTTCAGGGACAACGACGACATATTCTGGCCCTGCTCGTGGGGATGATCGTGATGTTCACCCTGGTGGCGATGGCCGTCACCGTCGCCAGCGAGTGGATCGCAGAGGCAACTATCGTCGGGCGCTGGATCGCCCTTGTTATTCTGGCCACGGCCGCGCTGGCCCTGATTTTTCCGTCATTCGCCCAGCGTATTGCGGGTCCGGCCGTCAGCGCGGGCAATATTCTGAATGCCCGAAGCGGGCAAACGCGCGGTCTGGCATCGGCTTTTCTGGCCGGGCTCGCGGTGGGGCTGCTCTGGTCTCCCTGCGCCGGTCCCATACTGGGCGCCATTTTCAGCATTAATATCGCCGGCCACTCGGCCATTGCGACGGGCGCGCTGCTGGCGGCCTACGGTAGCGGATGTGCGCTAATGCTGAGCCTGCTCGTTTTCGGCGGCCGCACGCTGATGGCGCCGTTAAGAGCTAAATCGGCGCTGATGGAAAAGCTGCGGCAGGGGACGGGCGTGGTGATGCTGTCGGCTGTCGTATTTAACGCGACAGGAATGACCTCGCTTCTGAAAGGAGCAAACGGCGTTGCAGACCGTCTGGAGACAACACTTTTGACGCTGGCGAAACCCACAGCCGCGCCGGTGAAGCTCCAGCCGGTCGTGATGGCAGAGCCCAGCAGCCAGTTGCCTTCGTTAAGCGGCGGAACAGGGTGGATTAACGGTGACCCTGTCACGTCTGAATCCCTGCGAGGGAAGGTGGTGTTGATTGATTTCTGGACGTGGGATTGCATTAACTGCCAGCATACGCTTCCGCACGTGCGAGACTGGGCCAGGAAGTATCAGTCGCAGGGGCTGGTCGTGATTGGGGTTCACACGCCTGAATACCCCTGGGAAAAACCGCTCGCCTCGGTGAAAAACGCGGTAAATAAATGGCAGCTGCCGTACCGGGTGGTGACGGATAACAACTATCAAATCTGGAACGCTTGCGGGAACCAGTACTGGCCGGCGCATTACTATTTCGATGCCAAAGGCCAGCTACGCTATACCGCCTTTGGCGAAGGAGATTATGCGCAGCAGGAAAAGGTTATTCAGCAGCTGCTGAAAGAAGCCCGGTCATAA
- a CDS encoding sensor domain-containing diguanylate cyclase has product MKAPATPENETDRLNSLRESGLLEIDSSPAFDRLTRLAKRFFQVPLAMVNLIDEHSLIVKSADGQAPGSVPRNISFCGHTILTEAPLVVGDMLQDDRFADNPLVAGEPRVRFYAGFPLRLRDGASVGSLCLIDYAPREFSAADLAVLGDLGALAEDEFAAISAATTDELTGLFNRRGFNQLVRFTLSVARRRAEPLTLGWLDLDRFKEINDRYGHEEGDKALKAMAQLMRASFREADLLVRFGGDEFAVLFADTDEQGAWIAMQYLAEQVENYNARRLHPWSLHFSWGLSEFDHNGNDLQQWLKDADEKMYAMKQQRQRAR; this is encoded by the coding sequence ATGAAAGCACCTGCAACCCCTGAAAATGAAACGGACAGACTCAACTCGCTTAGAGAATCAGGTCTGCTTGAGATCGACAGTTCCCCGGCGTTTGACCGCTTAACGCGTCTGGCAAAACGCTTCTTCCAGGTGCCGCTGGCGATGGTCAATCTCATTGATGAGCATTCGCTGATCGTTAAGTCGGCCGACGGTCAGGCGCCCGGCAGCGTTCCGCGTAATATCTCATTTTGTGGTCATACGATCCTCACCGAAGCACCGCTGGTGGTGGGAGATATGCTTCAGGACGATCGTTTTGCGGATAACCCGCTGGTGGCCGGTGAGCCTCGCGTGCGGTTTTACGCGGGCTTCCCGCTGCGCCTGCGCGACGGTGCAAGCGTTGGCTCGCTGTGCCTGATTGATTACGCTCCCCGCGAGTTTTCTGCCGCCGACCTCGCCGTGCTGGGAGACCTTGGCGCGCTGGCTGAGGATGAATTTGCTGCCATCAGCGCGGCGACCACCGATGAATTGACCGGGTTATTCAACCGTCGGGGCTTTAATCAGCTCGTGCGGTTCACGCTTTCCGTTGCCCGGCGTCGCGCTGAGCCGCTCACGCTCGGCTGGCTGGATTTGGATCGCTTTAAGGAGATTAACGATCGTTACGGACACGAAGAAGGGGATAAGGCGCTGAAAGCGATGGCGCAACTGATGCGCGCCTCTTTCCGTGAAGCGGATCTGCTGGTACGTTTCGGCGGGGACGAGTTTGCCGTGCTGTTCGCGGATACGGATGAGCAGGGTGCCTGGATTGCCATGCAGTATCTTGCCGAGCAGGTAGAAAATTATAACGCCCGCAGGCTACATCCCTGGTCGCTTCATTTCTCGTGGGGGCTCAGTGAATTCGATCATAATGGCAACGACCTGCAGCAGTGGTTAAAAGATGCCGATGAAAAGATGTATGCCATGAAACAGCAGCGCCAGCGCGCCCGGTAA
- a CDS encoding tagaturonate reductase: MNTLNRREFPGAQYPERIIQFGEGNFLRAFVDWQIDLLNEHTDLNAGVVIVRPIQSDFPPSLNTQDGLYTTIIRGLNGQGEAVSESRLIRSVNREIDVYGQYDAFLKLAHNPDMRFVFSNTTEAGISHHAGDRFDDAPAVSYPAKLTRLLFERYIHFNGAADKGWIIIPCELIDYNGDALRELVLRYAREWALPAAFIQWLNEANSFCSTLVDRIVTGYPRDEAATLEAELGYHDGFLDTAEHFYLFVIQGPASLAQELRLDKYPLNVLIVDDIRPYKERKVAILNGAHTALVPVAFQAGLETVGEAMNDAEICAFVEKAIYQEIIPVLDLPRDELESFASAVTGRFRNPYIRHQLLSIALNGMTKYRTRILPQLLAGQKASGQLPPRLTFALAALIAFYRAERNGENYPVQDDAFWLERYQQLWAQHRDRQLSTRELVQSVLSVSEHWEQDLTQISGLVDQVTLDLDAILLKGMRAAVKPLC, translated from the coding sequence GTGAACACGCTCAACCGTCGTGAGTTTCCCGGTGCTCAATACCCGGAACGCATTATTCAGTTTGGTGAAGGCAACTTCCTGCGTGCGTTTGTCGACTGGCAAATTGACCTGCTAAATGAACATACCGATCTTAACGCCGGAGTGGTGATCGTTCGTCCTATTCAGAGCGACTTCCCGCCGTCGCTGAACACTCAGGATGGTCTCTATACCACAATCATTCGTGGCCTGAACGGGCAGGGTGAAGCGGTGAGTGAGAGCCGTCTTATCCGCTCGGTTAACCGGGAGATCGACGTCTACGGCCAGTATGATGCGTTCCTGAAACTGGCGCACAATCCAGACATGCGCTTTGTTTTCTCGAACACCACCGAAGCGGGTATCAGCCACCACGCGGGGGACAGATTCGACGATGCCCCTGCGGTGAGCTACCCGGCGAAGCTAACTCGACTGCTGTTTGAGCGTTATATCCACTTCAACGGTGCAGCGGATAAAGGCTGGATCATCATTCCGTGCGAGCTGATTGACTACAACGGTGACGCATTGCGCGAACTCGTCCTGCGCTATGCCCGGGAGTGGGCGCTGCCTGCCGCCTTTATCCAGTGGCTTAACGAGGCAAACAGCTTCTGCTCGACGCTGGTTGACCGTATCGTGACCGGTTACCCGCGCGACGAAGCGGCCACGCTGGAGGCTGAGCTGGGTTATCACGATGGTTTCCTGGATACGGCTGAACATTTCTATCTGTTCGTTATCCAGGGGCCGGCATCCCTTGCGCAGGAACTTCGTCTGGATAAGTACCCGTTGAATGTGCTGATTGTCGACGACATCAGGCCCTACAAAGAGCGCAAAGTCGCTATCCTGAACGGCGCGCATACGGCGCTGGTGCCGGTGGCATTCCAGGCTGGGTTAGAGACAGTAGGCGAGGCGATGAATGATGCAGAGATCTGCGCATTCGTCGAAAAAGCGATTTATCAGGAGATTATTCCTGTGCTCGATCTGCCGCGTGACGAGCTGGAATCTTTCGCCAGTGCGGTAACAGGGCGTTTTCGCAACCCTTACATCAGACACCAGCTGCTTTCCATTGCGCTCAACGGCATGACTAAATATCGCACCCGCATCCTGCCGCAGCTGCTGGCAGGGCAGAAGGCAAGCGGACAATTGCCTCCGCGTCTGACGTTCGCGCTGGCTGCATTGATAGCGTTTTATCGCGCGGAGCGTAACGGGGAAAACTATCCTGTGCAGGATGATGCATTCTGGCTGGAACGTTATCAGCAGCTCTGGGCGCAGCACCGCGATCGGCAGTTGAGCACCCGTGAGCTGGTGCAGTCCGTACTGAGCGTGAGCGAGCACTGGGAACAGGATCTGACGCAAATCTCCGGTCTCGTCGACCAGGTGACCCTGGACCTGGATGCTATTCTGCTGAAGGGAATGCGCGCAGCGGTGAAACCTCTTTGCTAA
- a CDS encoding alpha/beta fold hydrolase, with translation MFSKLAYSTLALTVSLGTVMSCQAEVTGTTFAAAFDRPQQINAGDLNVGYVDIGPKNGQPVILLHGWPYDIHSYAEVAPALAAKGYRVIVPSLRGYGTTRFLSAKTPRNGQPSAMAKDIVNLMDALNIKQAVFAGYDWGARTADIVAALWPERVKSLVSVSGYLISSQQIGKQPLPPKAEQQWWYQFYFATARGAEGYAKNTHDFARLIWSQASPDWKFSDAVFSASAKSLDNPDHVAVTLSNYRWRLGLEKGERKYDSYEQKLATLPNITVPTITIEGGNNGAPHPAPQAYAGKFTGKYEHRTFGATVGHNPPQEDPQDFVKAVVDADKL, from the coding sequence ATGTTTAGCAAACTCGCGTATTCAACTCTCGCACTGACCGTTTCTCTTGGCACAGTGATGTCCTGTCAGGCCGAAGTCACCGGCACAACTTTCGCGGCAGCCTTCGATCGTCCGCAGCAAATTAACGCCGGCGATCTGAACGTCGGTTATGTCGACATCGGCCCGAAAAACGGCCAGCCGGTAATTTTACTGCACGGCTGGCCCTACGATATTCACAGCTACGCCGAGGTCGCACCCGCGCTGGCGGCAAAAGGGTACCGGGTAATAGTGCCGTCTCTGCGCGGCTACGGCACCACGCGCTTCCTGTCAGCCAAAACGCCGCGCAACGGCCAGCCTTCCGCCATGGCGAAAGATATTGTGAACCTGATGGATGCCCTGAATATTAAGCAGGCGGTATTTGCTGGATATGACTGGGGCGCCCGTACCGCGGATATCGTTGCGGCGCTGTGGCCAGAGCGCGTTAAGTCACTCGTTTCAGTGAGTGGGTATCTCATCAGCAGCCAGCAGATTGGCAAACAGCCGCTGCCGCCAAAAGCGGAGCAGCAGTGGTGGTATCAGTTCTATTTCGCCACCGCGCGCGGTGCTGAAGGCTATGCCAAAAACACGCATGACTTCGCACGCTTAATCTGGTCTCAGGCCTCGCCTGACTGGAAATTTAGCGATGCTGTTTTTAGCGCCAGCGCCAAATCGCTCGATAACCCGGATCACGTCGCCGTGACGCTCAGCAACTATCGCTGGCGTTTAGGGCTGGAAAAAGGCGAACGCAAATACGACAGCTACGAGCAAAAACTGGCTACGCTGCCGAATATCACCGTTCCAACCATCACCATCGAAGGCGGAAACAACGGAGCACCGCATCCGGCACCGCAGGCCTACGCGGGTAAATTTACCGGTAAATATGAGCATCGTACCTTCGGGGCAACCGTGGGGCACAATCCGCCTCAGGAAGATCCACAGGATTTCGTCAAGGCCGTCGTTGACGCTGACAAGCTCTGA
- a CDS encoding response regulator codes for MEHIDHILVVDDDRDIRELIVDYLVKSGYRATGAANGKEMRVVLDKQHIDLVVLDIMMPGDDGLTLCRELRVGKYKDLPILMLTARNEETDRILGLEMGADDYVVKPFIARELLARIKAILRRFRTMPPNLQVTEAGRLVMFGEWQLDTVARHLIDPEGVIVALSGAEYRLLRVFLDHPQRVLTRDQLLNLTQGRDAELFERSIDLLVSRVRQRLNEDARTPAYIKTVRSEGYVFTMPVTIKEANE; via the coding sequence GTGGAGCATATTGATCATATCCTTGTCGTCGATGACGACAGGGATATTCGTGAACTGATTGTCGATTATCTCGTTAAGTCTGGCTATCGCGCGACGGGCGCGGCCAACGGCAAAGAGATGCGCGTCGTGCTGGATAAACAGCATATCGACCTGGTGGTGCTGGATATCATGATGCCCGGCGACGACGGGCTTACGCTGTGTCGAGAGCTACGCGTCGGGAAATATAAAGATCTGCCCATCCTGATGCTGACGGCGCGCAACGAGGAGACGGACAGGATCCTGGGTCTGGAGATGGGGGCGGATGACTACGTGGTGAAGCCGTTTATCGCCCGCGAACTGCTGGCGCGTATCAAAGCGATTTTACGGCGTTTTCGCACGATGCCGCCCAATCTGCAGGTGACAGAAGCCGGGCGGCTGGTGATGTTCGGTGAATGGCAGCTCGATACCGTTGCCCGTCACTTAATCGATCCGGAAGGGGTGATCGTCGCGCTCAGCGGGGCGGAGTATCGCCTGCTGCGCGTTTTCCTGGACCATCCTCAGCGGGTGCTGACCCGCGATCAGCTGCTCAACCTGACGCAGGGACGCGACGCCGAGCTGTTTGAACGTTCTATCGACCTGCTGGTTAGCCGCGTTCGCCAGCGTCTGAATGAAGATGCCCGCACGCCCGCCTATATCAAGACCGTGCGCAGCGAGGGCTATGTGTTTACCATGCCGGTCACCATCAAAGAGGCTAACGAATGA
- a CDS encoding GNAT family N-acetyltransferase gives MNTSLQIKNLTRDEILTHLDALAGILENCVNGGASVSFMLPFSLDKARSFWLGIAESVARGERLVLASIDPQDGVIGTVQLIVDQPENQPHRADVAKLLVHEKARRKGAAMALMEALEAEARARDISVLVLDTSTGSGAETFYQRAGWQKVGEIPRYALMPDGAMTPTSVFYKFL, from the coding sequence ATGAATACCTCACTGCAAATCAAAAACCTCACCCGCGACGAAATTCTCACCCATCTTGATGCGCTGGCCGGGATCCTCGAAAACTGTGTGAACGGCGGGGCATCCGTCAGCTTTATGCTTCCCTTTAGTCTGGATAAGGCTCGTTCATTCTGGCTCGGCATTGCCGAAAGCGTCGCGCGAGGCGAGCGGCTGGTGCTGGCCAGTATCGACCCGCAGGACGGCGTCATCGGTACGGTGCAGCTGATCGTCGACCAGCCGGAAAACCAGCCGCATCGCGCCGATGTGGCGAAGCTGCTGGTTCACGAGAAAGCGCGCCGGAAAGGTGCCGCGATGGCATTGATGGAAGCGCTTGAAGCGGAGGCGCGGGCCAGAGATATTTCGGTTCTGGTGCTCGATACCTCCACCGGCAGCGGCGCCGAGACGTTCTACCAGCGTGCCGGCTGGCAAAAGGTGGGGGAGATCCCGCGCTATGCCCTGATGCCGGACGGCGCCATGACGCCCACGTCCGTGTTCTATAAGTTCTTATGA
- a CDS encoding sensor domain-containing diguanylate cyclase: MRSALTAIRPFQVDTPLRNATTIFILTTLFYFVGAELRLIEALSLFWPLNGVMAGIFARFVYLNRLHYYAVCYVAMLLYDAVTTNWGLASVTINLSNMIFIVVVAVLVQRDKRLMKKTPDPLNALRLFNYCLIAALLCALLGAVGSVGIDSHTFWPLFADWFSEQFSTGVLVVPCMLTIGMPVREFRLRLEQLLPVIALIVSVVASVVIGGAGSLSFPLPALIWCAVRYSLPATCLLTFVTGATEIILVANSIINIAVATPFTTPMMFSARLGIATMAICPVMVSVSMAAINSLIRQVSLRADYDFLTHVYSRSGLYEALKHEESYRHTRFLTVMLLDIDYFKSINDNYGHECGDRVLASFARQVQQVVGEDGMVARMGGEEFAVVVNSGDAQHGFELAERIRSTVASHPFTWRNQTLYLTVSIGLGSGKAESWQLTEVFNKLMAEADDHLYRSKKAGRNRTSARVADEHIAAPSGSET, encoded by the coding sequence ATGCGTTCTGCTCTTACCGCTATCAGGCCGTTCCAGGTTGACACGCCGCTGCGAAATGCAACGACGATCTTCATCCTCACCACCTTATTCTATTTTGTGGGCGCGGAATTACGGCTCATTGAGGCCCTGTCGCTGTTCTGGCCGCTGAATGGCGTCATGGCAGGGATCTTCGCCCGCTTTGTTTATCTGAATCGCCTGCATTACTATGCGGTATGTTATGTCGCGATGCTGTTGTACGACGCGGTAACGACCAACTGGGGGTTGGCCTCAGTGACGATCAACCTGTCTAACATGATCTTTATCGTCGTTGTCGCCGTGCTGGTTCAACGCGACAAGCGGCTGATGAAGAAAACCCCCGATCCGCTTAACGCATTACGTCTGTTTAACTACTGTCTGATTGCCGCGCTGCTTTGTGCCTTGCTCGGCGCAGTGGGGTCGGTGGGGATTGATAGTCATACTTTCTGGCCGCTGTTTGCCGACTGGTTTAGCGAGCAGTTCTCAACCGGCGTGCTTGTTGTGCCCTGTATGCTCACGATAGGCATGCCCGTGCGCGAATTCAGGTTACGTCTGGAGCAGCTGCTGCCGGTAATTGCGTTGATCGTCTCGGTGGTCGCGTCGGTGGTGATTGGCGGCGCGGGGAGCCTCTCATTTCCTCTGCCTGCGCTTATCTGGTGTGCGGTTCGCTACTCATTGCCTGCGACCTGCCTGCTGACGTTTGTCACGGGCGCTACTGAAATCATTCTGGTCGCCAACTCGATTATTAATATTGCCGTGGCGACGCCGTTTACGACGCCAATGATGTTTTCAGCCCGGCTGGGGATCGCCACGATGGCGATCTGTCCGGTGATGGTTTCCGTCAGCATGGCGGCGATTAATTCCCTGATCCGCCAGGTTTCGCTGAGGGCAGATTATGACTTCTTAACGCACGTCTACTCGCGTTCCGGGCTTTATGAGGCGTTAAAGCATGAAGAAAGCTACCGGCACACGCGTTTTTTGACCGTCATGCTGCTGGATATTGATTATTTCAAAAGCATTAATGATAACTACGGCCACGAGTGCGGAGACCGCGTGCTGGCGTCGTTTGCCCGACAGGTGCAGCAGGTCGTCGGTGAAGACGGTATGGTGGCGCGCATGGGCGGGGAAGAGTTCGCCGTGGTGGTCAATTCAGGCGACGCGCAGCACGGTTTTGAACTGGCTGAACGTATCCGATCCACCGTGGCCAGCCATCCTTTTACATGGCGTAACCAGACGCTCTATCTGACGGTCAGCATTGGCCTCGGCAGCGGAAAGGCCGAGTCATGGCAGTTGACCGAGGTCTTCAACAAGCTCATGGCCGAAGCGGACGATCATCTCTATCGTTCAAAAAAAGCGGGTCGAAACCGTACCAGCGCCCGGGTGGCGGACGAGCACATTGCCGCGCCCTCCGGGAGTGAAACATAG
- a CDS encoding GNAT family N-acetyltransferase: MTIPTLTTERLLLKPLVAEDAAQIQTLYPRWEIVRYMVSSVPWPYPDNGAENYVNNVALPDMAKGIAWFWSIRRREVPDELMGIICLYDVEDNNRGFWLAPEFQGQGYMREASIAVTDYWFNTLNKSVLRAPKAAANSRSRRISDSSGMRLIRTEKKAYVSGMLDSELWEITRDEWNARQVS; encoded by the coding sequence ATGACGATACCGACGCTCACGACAGAACGCTTGCTGCTAAAACCGCTGGTTGCCGAAGATGCGGCCCAGATTCAAACGCTTTATCCGCGCTGGGAGATCGTCCGCTATATGGTCTCCTCCGTGCCCTGGCCCTACCCGGACAACGGCGCGGAAAACTATGTCAACAACGTGGCGCTGCCGGATATGGCAAAAGGGATCGCCTGGTTCTGGAGCATCCGTCGTCGCGAGGTGCCGGATGAGTTGATGGGTATTATCTGTTTGTATGACGTCGAAGATAACAACCGTGGATTCTGGCTGGCGCCGGAGTTTCAGGGCCAGGGATACATGCGTGAGGCCAGCATTGCTGTGACGGATTACTGGTTTAATACGCTGAACAAATCAGTTTTACGCGCCCCGAAGGCCGCCGCAAACAGCCGCTCCCGGCGTATTTCAGACAGTAGCGGCATGCGGCTTATCAGGACGGAAAAGAAAGCCTACGTTAGCGGCATGCTGGATTCCGAGCTGTGGGAAATCACCCGCGACGAGTGGAACGCCCGTCAGGTCAGCTGA
- a CDS encoding bestrophin family protein, producing MIVRPKQHWLQLIFVWHGSVLPKIYTRLLLNFLLSIAVILMLPWYTSLGIKFTVAPFSILGVAIAIFLGFRNNACYSRYVEARLLWGQLMIAARSLFREVKNTLPDDKHLGEFVRLQIAFANCLRMTLRRDLNAEQLSRYLAPDDLRHVMSANSPANRILLIMGEWLAVRRRNGQLSDILFHSLNNRLNDMSIVLSGCERIATTPVPFAYTLILHRTVYLFCIMLPFALVVDLHYMTPFVSALISYTFISLDTLAEELEDPFGTEDNDLPLDAICNMMERDLLQMNDEDNIPERLMPDKYYQLT from the coding sequence ATGATTGTTCGTCCTAAACAGCACTGGCTACAACTGATTTTTGTCTGGCACGGTTCAGTACTTCCCAAAATCTACACCCGACTGCTGCTCAACTTCCTGCTTTCAATCGCCGTTATCCTGATGCTGCCGTGGTATACCTCGCTGGGCATCAAATTTACCGTCGCGCCATTCAGCATTCTCGGCGTGGCGATCGCTATCTTTCTCGGTTTCAGAAACAACGCCTGCTATTCACGCTACGTTGAGGCTCGCCTGCTGTGGGGGCAGTTGATGATAGCGGCACGCTCGCTGTTTCGCGAGGTAAAAAACACCTTGCCTGACGATAAGCACCTGGGTGAATTTGTCCGCCTGCAGATAGCTTTTGCCAACTGCCTGCGCATGACCCTGCGCCGGGACCTGAACGCGGAACAGCTCTCTCGCTATCTTGCTCCGGATGATTTACGCCACGTGATGAGCGCCAACTCGCCGGCGAACCGTATTTTACTGATCATGGGGGAGTGGCTGGCCGTGCGGCGGCGTAACGGGCAGCTTTCAGACATCCTGTTCCACAGCCTGAACAACCGTCTGAACGATATGTCCATCGTCCTCTCCGGCTGCGAGCGCATTGCGACTACGCCGGTGCCGTTTGCCTATACGCTGATTTTGCACCGCACGGTGTATCTGTTCTGCATCATGCTGCCGTTCGCGCTGGTTGTGGATCTGCACTACATGACGCCGTTTGTCTCGGCGCTGATCTCATATACCTTTATCTCGCTGGACACCCTGGCCGAAGAGCTGGAAGACCCGTTCGGCACAGAAGATAACGATCTGCCGCTGGACGCCATCTGCAACATGATGGAACGCGATCTGCTTCAGATGAACGATGAAGACAACATTCCTGAAAGGCTGATGCCGGATAAGTATTATCAGCTGACCTGA
- a CDS encoding GNAT family N-acetyltransferase has translation MAVTVRSLREDDYSQWRLLWDGYTHFYDCYLEETVTASTWERALSAHSQMFCRVVEKDQQVIGFAMCILHEGTWSTAPICYLEDLFVDADERGAGAGKALIDALIEEGKREGWSKLYWVTRENNPARKLYDKYGEADDYVRYRLSL, from the coding sequence ATGGCTGTCACGGTAAGATCTCTACGTGAAGACGATTATTCCCAATGGCGACTGCTGTGGGATGGCTATACCCATTTTTATGATTGTTACCTCGAAGAAACCGTCACCGCATCGACATGGGAAAGGGCGCTCTCAGCGCATTCTCAGATGTTCTGCCGCGTGGTAGAGAAGGACCAACAGGTCATCGGTTTCGCGATGTGCATTCTGCACGAAGGAACCTGGTCAACGGCCCCCATATGCTATCTGGAAGATCTGTTTGTTGATGCCGACGAACGCGGGGCGGGAGCCGGTAAGGCGCTTATTGATGCTCTGATTGAGGAAGGCAAGCGCGAAGGGTGGTCAAAGCTGTACTGGGTCACGCGGGAGAATAACCCGGCGCGTAAGCTCTATGACAAATATGGTGAAGCTGACGATTACGTCCGCTATCGCCTCTCCCTTTAA
- a CDS encoding ATP-binding protein, translated as MTLWPRSLLARLLLVVLSGLLLANGLSLTLVMIERMHSARTVMLGNLENDVATSVAILDRLPASERAAWLPRLERGNYRYILGPGEPGNAPTDKRSQDAIRTLKATLATQYPLSFTAVPGAVSHIQAHLTLRDGAPLTIDLIPRMPPVASWLPVVLILQLLLLGACAWISVRQVVRPFSQFTRAVDSLDPAASTPMTEKGPLEVQRAAHAFNAMQARIQSYLRERAQILASISHDLQTPITRMKLRVEMAGEPELRDKLLNDLDSMTRLVREGIAYARSSESLEETPLKLELNAWVNSIACDYQDIGKNVQFQAGEARLPIVTRPQALRRVMTNLLDNALKFGEHAVIAIDNSSSEEVVIHITDGGPGIPDDELEAVLQPFYRVETSRNRDTGGTGLGLAIAAQLTAQLEGKLNLTNRSGGGLDVSITLPRR; from the coding sequence ATGACGCTCTGGCCTCGCTCGCTGCTGGCCCGCTTGCTGCTCGTCGTGCTGTCCGGCCTGCTGCTGGCTAACGGCCTGAGCCTGACGCTGGTCATGATTGAACGAATGCACAGCGCCAGAACGGTGATGCTCGGCAATCTCGAAAACGACGTCGCAACCAGCGTCGCCATTTTAGACCGCTTACCGGCCAGCGAACGCGCGGCCTGGCTGCCGCGCCTCGAACGGGGTAACTACCGCTATATTCTGGGGCCGGGAGAGCCCGGCAACGCGCCGACGGATAAGCGTTCGCAGGACGCCATCCGGACCTTAAAAGCGACGCTCGCGACACAGTACCCGCTCAGCTTTACCGCCGTTCCCGGCGCCGTTTCACACATCCAGGCGCATCTGACGCTGCGCGACGGCGCGCCGCTGACCATTGACCTCATCCCACGCATGCCGCCGGTCGCCAGCTGGCTGCCCGTTGTCCTGATCCTGCAGCTGCTGCTGCTGGGCGCGTGCGCCTGGATTAGCGTGCGGCAGGTGGTGCGGCCTTTTTCACAATTTACCCGCGCGGTGGATTCGCTGGATCCGGCGGCCAGCACGCCAATGACGGAGAAAGGGCCGCTTGAGGTGCAGCGTGCAGCGCATGCCTTCAACGCCATGCAGGCGCGCATTCAGTCTTATCTCCGGGAGCGCGCGCAGATCCTGGCGTCCATTTCTCACGATCTCCAGACCCCGATTACCCGCATGAAGCTGCGCGTCGAGATGGCAGGTGAACCTGAACTTCGCGACAAGCTCCTGAACGATCTTGATAGCATGACGCGTCTTGTTCGCGAGGGTATTGCGTATGCCCGGTCATCAGAATCGCTGGAAGAGACTCCGCTGAAGCTGGAGCTGAACGCCTGGGTCAACAGCATCGCCTGCGATTATCAGGACATCGGTAAAAACGTACAGTTTCAGGCAGGCGAAGCCCGTTTACCGATCGTTACGCGTCCCCAGGCGCTTCGTCGGGTGATGACCAACCTGCTGGATAACGCCCTTAAGTTCGGTGAGCATGCCGTTATTGCCATTGATAATTCGTCTTCCGAAGAGGTGGTGATTCACATCACGGACGGCGGGCCGGGAATACCCGATGACGAACTTGAGGCGGTATTACAGCCGTTTTACCGGGTGGAAACATCCCGCAATCGCGATACCGGCGGAACAGGACTCGGACTGGCGATTGCCGCGCAGCTCACCGCTCAGCTGGAAGGAAAGCTCAACCTGACGAATCGGTCCGGAGGCGGACTGGATGTCTCCATTACGCTACCGCGCCGTTAA